Sequence from the Helicoverpa armigera isolate CAAS_96S chromosome 14, ASM3070526v1, whole genome shotgun sequence genome:
ACTGACGGATGTGTAAGTAGTCTACATTATTACTTAAGGCactttatatatataaaaatgaatctttATATATATACTTTGGTCCATGCGTTTGGGTTGTTTGGGTGCATGCAATGGCATATCGCATGGAAACAACCTGGATTGCCTGGAccaaattaattgtttaaacaTAGCACTAAAGCTGATAATTTGTAAAACCATGTTTTATAATAGGGTTGCAGTACATTAATTAGATTCTAATATGTTTTTCAATTGTCATTTCCAGAGTATATTGACACATTCCCGGTCAAGAGTTGTGTTGCAAGCCATGTTAGAAGCAGCAAAAGCCAACAAAAGATTTAAAGTATACGTCACAATGTCTAGTCCAGACAATAGTGGGTaagacaattttatatttaaaacagtaacattttttactaaattatttaattattaaatgaatacCTTAAATACCAAAGTTATAGATATCTTATTGTATTGTGATTTCTTGGAGTGAAGTatgtagtatgtacctacttcaagGACATATAGGCAGGTTTTTTGGacactttatttataaacactattaaaaaattatttaacatgTTAAAATCAAACTATCAagttaatatttcagttttgtgCCAAAAACTGTCTATAAAAGCTATTAATCCACCTATTTAAGAGTGCACTCCATAATGTGTAATGTACTTAAATACTAAGATATAAGTGTTATTTTCCAGTGCACTGATGCATAAACAGCTGGTAGCAGCAGGCATTGATGCAACTCTCATCCTTGATGCAGCCATGGGATATATTATGGAACAGGTTGACATGGTCATGATCGGAGCCGAAGGAGTTACGGAGAGTGGCGgaattattaataaagtaaGTATCATATACATATGTTGGTTTAAGGTATATAATATCTAAGGCCCATtattgatcatcatcatcatcatcatctcagccataggacgtccactgctgaacataggcctccccatTATTAAtggttgaaataaataaaaaaatcctttaacattatttatttacgaattgTATTAagtctttaattttaaatctagtATTTCTGCTAATATCAAGTAATCTTCTGTTCTGTTCAGTATATATTTTGCTACTGCGGAATAATTGGGGAGTCAATATTTATATCTTCCACTTTCAGTCAGATTAAGCCAAATAAAATCATgcccattttattttaaaagtcctCTTTCATCTGGTTGTCTGTTGTTACTTATTTGAGCTTACCTTTTTTCAGATCGGAACATACTCCCTAGGCATGGCAGCACTAGATCTCAGGAAACCAGTCTACGTACTAGCAGAGAGCTTCAAATTCTCTAGAATATACCCTTTGAACCAGCGAGACTTACCCAACGAATTCAAGTATTTGTCCAGCGTACTGAAATCTGGCAAGGATCTGACGACACAGCACCCACTAGTGGACTACACGCCACCTTTGTATATAACCCTGCTGTTCACAGATATAGGAATGTTAACACCGTCCGCGGTTAGTGATGAACTTATTAAACTGTacttgtaaatgttttttttttttttatgtaatatattgtatttataatgtaGATCGGTGAGTGTTAGTTCGGCCATATTTTACCTTTTAAGGTCTATATTctcaatattattaaacaaatagtaGTGTCATTTTATCACGTGGTAATTATCAATCTCGTCTTCGCCGAAATAATGTAAGGATTTCAGGATTAGGATCGATATAAAAAATACGCAAATCAAAAATGTCTGGCACTTTAATATTGtacgaaatatatttacatagttttattaaatgttgAATTAAAATACTAGACTGCCTATACATTTATATCTCACTTTGtgttaaaatatcaattaataataacatgCACTTACACTAGGcaagaaataaacaatattacttaaaatacataattgttaCACTATTCTGTGGAAGCATTAAACATATCACAAACATGTCCTTTATTGCCAgaattcattaattataaacttatttatttaaactacttattacaaaaactttaaaaggtATGTATTGGAAGCACAGTTAATATTTAGGAAGAAACATTCAATTCTTACAATGATATTCGAAAACAGTTTTTATATtctcaacagtgaaaaaaaatttGGACTATCTATACATTTCTAGAACTATAacatgaatatattattttctaaaaagtaGAGAAATTATATCGGTATTATTCTTGTTACCACTATATAGGGTCAGGTTATGAATACCAATTCTGTTTTACAATGTTTGTAGCATAAGGTATCTACACATCTCGATTTCAAAGCGTATATTTGCACCACTCTTCATATCTATAACATATTCAGCTGCTAAATCCTACTTTACAGACTCGATAACTTTTAGACAGTACACAAACTACATTATGCTTAACATTGTACTTGAAACGGTACATAATAAGAAGATTCAGTCAGAACTGATACATAAGGTTGTACTTACAAACTATTATGTGCATATCGCTAGTACCATTCGTAAGAGATCAGCGCTTCAATACTACTTATAGAAAGTCACTTTATAGCGTCTTTGCAAAGTACGTATACCTACTAAAAGTGGCTAATGGGGTGCAAAAAGGTCATAAATAATTGCCAAATGATTTTGAGGTGATATTTCAGTAACTTCTATCTAAGAATATATTTGACGTTTTGTCAGCTTTTGGATAGAAAATATGTTAAACTGTTGCATTtattcctaactgactgatgattgaaaatcGCCCTTTTAAAGATATTATGAGCTTATGTAGCTGATTGGAAGAATAATGaagattgaaaaaatatttaagatctTTTTTGAGTTTGTCGCCCCATTGCCACTTCTA
This genomic interval carries:
- the LOC110377169 gene encoding translation initiation factor eIF2B subunit alpha; translated protein: MKKEEVQEIFLKILREEEDVSAGVAAIRTLLSVIENYKVATVRELDLNLQLAVDAMKHCDQPVTAISSGCELFMRFITFAKLDTNSFEECEQIMLQRGHIFLNTLLEARSKVVKESMPFITDGCSILTHSRSRVVLQAMLEAAKANKRFKVYVTMSSPDNSGALMHKQLVAAGIDATLILDAAMGYIMEQVDMVMIGAEGVTESGGIINKIGTYSLGMAALDLRKPVYVLAESFKFSRIYPLNQRDLPNEFKYLSSVLKSGKDLTTQHPLVDYTPPLYITLLFTDIGMLTPSAVSDELIKLYL